The following coding sequences lie in one Rutidosis leptorrhynchoides isolate AG116_Rl617_1_P2 chromosome 4, CSIRO_AGI_Rlap_v1, whole genome shotgun sequence genomic window:
- the LOC139845160 gene encoding serine/threonine-protein phosphatase PP1 isozyme 9-like isoform X1: MSTMKKTSGNEGIMEKGVVEDIIRRLLEGRNGKQVQLSESEIRQLCVNARQIFLSQPSLLNLRAPIRICGDIHGQYQDLWRLFEYGGFPPSENYLFLGDYVDRGRQSLETICLLLAYKIRYPDKVFLLRGNHEDAKINRIYGFYDECKRRFNVRLWKTFTDCFNCLPVAALVDEKILCMHGGLSPELENLKQIREIERPTEIPDNGLLCDLLWSDPDPTIEGWSSSDRGVSCTFGANKVIEFLKKNNLDLICRGHQVVEDGYEFFAKRRLVTIFSAPNYGGEFDNAGALLSVDKSLVCSFEILKPLDYSKRPGTSKLPLKKQ, from the exons ATGAGCACGATGAAGAAGACAAGTGGGAATGAAGGAATAATGGAAAAAGGAGTAGTAGAAGATATAATCAGGAGATTATTAGAAGGTAGAAATGGTAAACAAGTGCAGTTATCAGAGTCTGAGATCCGTCAGCTTTGCGTCAACGCTCGTCAAATTTTTCTTTCTCAACCTAGTCTTCTCAACCTTCGTGCCCCCATCAGGATCTGTG GTGATATACACGGGCAATATCAAGACCTATGGAGGCTTTTTGAATACGGTGGCTTTCCTCCTTCTGAAAATTACCTATTTCTTGGTGATTATGTTGATCGAGGCAGGCAAAGTTTGGAGACCATTTGTTTACTGCTTGCATACAAGATTAGGTATCCTGATAAAGTGTTCTTATTAAGGGGAAACCATGAAGATGCCAAAATTAACCGCATATACGGTTTTTATGACGAATGTAAAAGAAGATTCAATGTCCGTTTATGGAAAACGTTTACAGATTGCTTCAACTGTTTGCCTGTTGCTGCGTTAGTTGATGAAAAGATCCTTTGTATGCATGGTGGTCTTTCACCTGAACTTGAGAATTTGAAACAGATAAGGGAGATCGAGAGGCCGACCGAAATCCCGGATAACGGGCTTCTTTGTGATTTATTGTGGTCGGATCCTGATCCTACTATTGAGGGGTGGTCAAGTAGTGATCGTGGTGTTTCGTGTACTTTTGGTGCTAATAAAGTTATTGAATTTCTTAAAAAGAATAATCTTGACCTTATTTGCAGAGGTCATCAG GTGGTTGAGGATGGGTACGAGTTTTTTGCTAAAAGAAGACTCGTGACGATATTTTCAGCACCAAATTACGGGGGTGAGTTTGACAACGCAGGTGCTCTGTTGAGTGTCGACAAATCATTGGTGTGTTCTTTTGAGATACTAAAGCCACTTGATTATTCAAAAAGGCCAGGAACTTCCAAATTAcctcttaaaaag
- the LOC139845160 gene encoding serine/threonine-protein phosphatase PP1 isozyme 9-like isoform X2, with the protein MSTMKKTSGNEGIMEKGVVEDIIRRLLEGRNGKQVQLSESEIRQLCVNARQIFLSQPSLLNLRAPIRICGDIHGQYQDLWRLFEYGGFPPSENYLFLGDYVDRGRQSLETICLLLAYKIRYPDKVFLLRGNHEDAKINRIYGFYDECKRRFNVRLWKTFTDCFNCLPVAALVDEKILCMHGGLSPELENLKQIREIERPTEIPDNGLLCDLLWSDPDPTIEGWSSSDRGVSCTFGANKVIEFLKKNNLDLICRGHQVVEDGYEFFAKRRLVTIFSAPNYGGEFDNAGALLSVDKSLVCSFEILKPLDYSKRPGTSKLPLKK; encoded by the exons ATGAGCACGATGAAGAAGACAAGTGGGAATGAAGGAATAATGGAAAAAGGAGTAGTAGAAGATATAATCAGGAGATTATTAGAAGGTAGAAATGGTAAACAAGTGCAGTTATCAGAGTCTGAGATCCGTCAGCTTTGCGTCAACGCTCGTCAAATTTTTCTTTCTCAACCTAGTCTTCTCAACCTTCGTGCCCCCATCAGGATCTGTG GTGATATACACGGGCAATATCAAGACCTATGGAGGCTTTTTGAATACGGTGGCTTTCCTCCTTCTGAAAATTACCTATTTCTTGGTGATTATGTTGATCGAGGCAGGCAAAGTTTGGAGACCATTTGTTTACTGCTTGCATACAAGATTAGGTATCCTGATAAAGTGTTCTTATTAAGGGGAAACCATGAAGATGCCAAAATTAACCGCATATACGGTTTTTATGACGAATGTAAAAGAAGATTCAATGTCCGTTTATGGAAAACGTTTACAGATTGCTTCAACTGTTTGCCTGTTGCTGCGTTAGTTGATGAAAAGATCCTTTGTATGCATGGTGGTCTTTCACCTGAACTTGAGAATTTGAAACAGATAAGGGAGATCGAGAGGCCGACCGAAATCCCGGATAACGGGCTTCTTTGTGATTTATTGTGGTCGGATCCTGATCCTACTATTGAGGGGTGGTCAAGTAGTGATCGTGGTGTTTCGTGTACTTTTGGTGCTAATAAAGTTATTGAATTTCTTAAAAAGAATAATCTTGACCTTATTTGCAGAGGTCATCAG GTGGTTGAGGATGGGTACGAGTTTTTTGCTAAAAGAAGACTCGTGACGATATTTTCAGCACCAAATTACGGGGGTGAGTTTGACAACGCAGGTGCTCTGTTGAGTGTCGACAAATCATTGGTGTGTTCTTTTGAGATACTAAAGCCACTTGATTATTCAAAAAGGCCAGGAACTTCCAAATTAcctcttaaaaag